Genomic window (Streptococcus porcinus):
TCCGCATAGCTGTCACTTACATTGGTATGATAGGACCAGTTTTGTTTATGAAATCCTTGTGGTCCCCCATGAATACAATTTGTATAACTATTTTGGGGAAGTTGATAGACCCCATCCGTTAGAGCAATACGCCCCCTTGAAATCCTTCCCGCCACTCGGCCAATAGATTGTCCAGCACAGATACCATTTGCCAAGTACTCACTTGGCTTTGCATGTCCTAGAACGATGTTCTTGTAAGTCCCATCTGTTTGAGGAACTAGATAGGCTTGCCATGTTGCACCCAAGCTCAAAAAATGTGCTCTGATACCATTTTCATTTATTAGTTGAATTTGAAAAATTTCTATACCATCAACCACTTCACTAAGAACAGTTTTTACTTCCATATAAAATCCTCATTTAGTTAACTTTCTTAAAAAGATAAGAAAAGTAAACCTTTTGAATAGTTTACCTTTCTTTTAATTATTGTTTTTCAATTGAAATTAGCAGTGATGTGAAGTCCTTTAGACCTTCCACAAAATCTTCTTTATCAATAACCAGTCCAGCATTCATTAAGGTTGCACCGGAATAGGTTTTGCTATTATTAATGTTATAAATAGATTCTGGCTGGAGGTTCTGTAACATCAAACGCTGTCTCCCCTCATTAGATGTAACCAGCGTACGATAAAAGGCTACAAATCCTTTATTACCATCTTCAGACATAACCTGCCATGCTGTCACTTTACTTTCAAAAGGACTTATTAAACGTGTAAATTCCCCCCTTTGAAAAACATGACGATAGTCCTTATAGAACGCTATCTGATTGGCGATTGCTTTTTTCTCATCACTATTTAATGTTGACAAGTCAAGTTCATAGCCAAAACTACCAAAACAAGCAACATTTGCTCGAGTCGACAGAGGAGTTACTCGTTGAACCTGCTGATTTGGAACTTCTGACACATGACATCCCATACTTGAAAGTGGATAAACCATTGATGTCCCATATTGAATTTTAAGTCGTTCTATAGCATCTGAATTATCACTTGTCCAAGTTTGTGGAGCATAATAGAGCATCGCAGGATCAAAACGCCCGCCCCCACTTGAGCAAGATTCAAATAACACATTTGGGAATTCACTAGTTAAGGCATCATATAGCCGATAAAGATTTAAAATATATCGATGGAATAGCTCCCCTTGCTGCTGTGAAGAATGGAGTGGACTAAAAACTTCACTCATGTAACGATTCATATCCCATTTAATATAATCAATCTCATGATTAGCTAAAAGCTGATGTAATTGCTGATAAATATTCTGATAAACCTCTTCATTGGCTAGATTGAGCGTATATTGAAATCTTCCATGAGATGTATTGCGATCGGGGTGATGAAAAATCCAGTCAGGATGTTCTCTATATAAATCACTGTCCTTATTCACCATTTCAGGTTCTATCCACAAACCAAAGGACATACCCATTTCATGGATAGATTCTATCAAACCAGTAAGACCATGTGGTAGTTTTTCTAGATTAACAGTCCAATCTCCTAACCCAGAGCGGTCGCTATTTCTCTTTCCAAACCACCCATCATCCATCACAAACAGTTCTATCCCTACCGATGCAGCTTCTTTAGCTAAAGTTAGAATTCGTTCTTCATCAAAATCAAAAGTCATTGCTTCCCAGTTATTAAGTAGAACAGGTCTCGGTGTATCACGCCACTTCCCTCTTACCAACCTTTGACGAAATAGACTGTGGAAAGTCTGGCTCATTCCATTTAAGCCACAATCACTATAAACCATGACAACTTCCGGTGTAGTAAATGAGGCACCCTTTGACAAAAGCCATTCAAAATTTTCTGGATGAATTCCAAAGTTAATGCGTGCTTCATCATAAGGACTTACATCAACTTGTCCAATAAAATTACCACTATATACAAATGAAAAACCAAATACTTCGCCACAATTTTCATTGGCATCTCCCCTTAGTAAAGCTAGAAAAGGATTGTGCTCTGCACTACTAGCTCCTTTTAGACTATAAATTGAATGACAGCCTTGCTTTAAGGGAACAACACTGATATGCCTTTCACGACCCCATGCCCCATCTAGATGCAAACATTTAAAATCTGAATCTAATAAGTCTAAACTCATAGATAAGGCTTTTTCTAGGACAATATCTTCATCGC
Coding sequences:
- a CDS encoding alpha-galactosidase → MSIKFNPKTKEFHLYNNKVSYVFCVLSNGQLGHLYYGKRVNPEESYLQFIEGEYRSLTSFVSEKEPTFSLQHTRQEYPSFGTGDYADAAFMIKTKDGSRLSDFKFYDFQIQKGKPALEGLPSTYVDNDEEAETLKVLLRDDYSQTLLELTYTLYENRPVITRHARFEQLGDEDIVLEKALSMSLDLLDSDFKCLHLDGAWGRERHISVVPLKQGCHSIYSLKGASSAEHNPFLALLRGDANENCGEVFGFSFVYSGNFIGQVDVSPYDEARINFGIHPENFEWLLSKGASFTTPEVVMVYSDCGLNGMSQTFHSLFRQRLVRGKWRDTPRPVLLNNWEAMTFDFDEERILTLAKEAASVGIELFVMDDGWFGKRNSDRSGLGDWTVNLEKLPHGLTGLIESIHEMGMSFGLWIEPEMVNKDSDLYREHPDWIFHHPDRNTSHGRFQYTLNLANEEVYQNIYQQLHQLLANHEIDYIKWDMNRYMSEVFSPLHSSQQQGELFHRYILNLYRLYDALTSEFPNVLFESCSSGGGRFDPAMLYYAPQTWTSDNSDAIERLKIQYGTSMVYPLSSMGCHVSEVPNQQVQRVTPLSTRANVACFGSFGYELDLSTLNSDEKKAIANQIAFYKDYRHVFQRGEFTRLISPFESKVTAWQVMSEDGNKGFVAFYRTLVTSNEGRQRLMLQNLQPESIYNINNSKTYSGATLMNAGLVIDKEDFVEGLKDFTSLLISIEKQ